CTTTTAATTTACGTAAACGTGTATCGATATTCCCGCGAATCCACTTCACTTGTAAATCTGGTCTCGCAGCGAGTAGCTGTGCACTACGTCTTAAACTACTCGTACCTAAAATAGCACCTTCCGCTAACTCTTTAAACGATGCTCCATTTTTTGAGATAAAAGCATCACGAGGGTCAACACGCTTTGGTGTACAGCCAATCATTAAACCTTCTGGAAGTACGGCTGGCATATCTTTCATACTATGTACAGCCATATCGATTTCTTTCGTAAGTAACGCATGCTCAATTTCTTTAACGAACAAGCCTTTTCCGCCTACTTTTGAAAGAGTAACATCTAAAATAACATCACCTTTTGTGACAATTTCTTTCACTTCAAATTCATATGGTAGACCTAGGGCTTTTAACTGATCAATAAACCAGTTTGTTTGCGTTAATGCTAGTTTACTCTTTCGTGACCCTACAATAATTTTGCGCATAATTCTCTCTCCTCATTATAAATACCAAAAGTGGAAATTGGACAAACT
This DNA window, taken from Bacillus cereus ATCC 14579, encodes the following:
- the hemC gene encoding hydroxymethylbilane synthase is translated as MRKIIVGSRKSKLALTQTNWFIDQLKALGLPYEFEVKEIVTKGDVILDVTLSKVGGKGLFVKEIEHALLTKEIDMAVHSMKDMPAVLPEGLMIGCTPKRVDPRDAFISKNGASFKELAEGAILGTSSLRRSAQLLAARPDLQVKWIRGNIDTRLRKLKEEDYDAIILATAGLQRMGWDNDVITEHLDDTLCVPAVGQGALAIECREDDKDLLQLLAHINDTITERTVAAERVFLHKLEGGCQVPIAGYATLTENDAIELTALVGSMDGSVLLKETVVGTNPEEVGLEAADRLIKQGAKELILAANKEQQ